Proteins encoded together in one Drosophila albomicans strain 15112-1751.03 chromosome 2R, ASM965048v2, whole genome shotgun sequence window:
- the LOC127565917 gene encoding uncharacterized protein LOC127565917: MHATVSDKVILATAVIKIKTNSGDFVLARALLDSGSQINFVTEELAQRLHLRREDSCISLLGIGESNSQVKKKIHTVVKSRVGCNEYAIDLWILKSISGYQPDHTVNVSGWKIPDNIQLADPYFFKPQKIDLLIGAETFFDLLSVGQIKQGPECPILQKTSLGWIVSGRYTPGEKSHQKMTVNLSYQEESLSSIDKTLLKFWTVEDVRSPSKVLSAEQQSCEDHFTNNVRRLPSGRFEVRLPFKSDSHQLGCSFEVAKRRFLSLEKRLTRDPELKRMYLEFMEEYVEMGHMSEVSHILPSTPHYVIPHQCVLRPQSTSTKLRVVFDASCRTSTHKALNDILMVGPTIQEELFSTLLRFRLHKYALTADIKKMYRQVMVHEADRNYQLIVWRKDPSDSLRLFRLNTVTYGTAPAPFLAIRCLIQLSEIAKSSHPMAAEVIRQDFYVDDMLTGAACVEDLKTIKSEVSQILLGAGFELAKWFSNAPGFSASNSTPKPITISETDATKTLGVIWLPNKDVFQFRIDDSFMGLKATKRNILSVTSRLFDPLGLLSPLIIKAKILLQELWLQKLEWDESIPLSLDTSWQQLKSNLTQLQNIKVPRYLFTEPTSPIEIHGFADASIRAFVGRTGCPSRVHCDNATNFVGASRHLEELRRRVEAEENAVRDFASRSGCEFAFIPPRAPHFGGLWEAGVKSAKHLLLRTVGNALLTLEELQTVVVAVEAVL, encoded by the exons ATGCATGCGACCGTGTCGGATAAAGTGATCCTGGCCACAGCagtcatcaaaataaagacGAATTCAGGCGATTTCGTCTTAGCCCGAGCTTTGCTGGACTCTGggtcacaaattaattttgtgactGAGGAACTAGCTCAGCGGCTGCATTTGCGTAGAGAAGACTCGTGCATCAGCTTGCTTGGCATTGGTGAATCCAATTCTCAAGTTAAGAAAAAGATACACACTGTGGTGAAGTCGCGAGTTGGCTGCAATGAATACGCGATCGATTTATGGATCCTCAAATCGATCTCAGGTTATCAGCCAGATCACACTGTAAATGTCAGTGGCTGGAAGATACCTGACAATATTCAGCTAGCGGATCCCTATTTCTTCAAACCGCAGAAAATTGATCTTCTTATCGGCGCTGAAACATTCTTTGACCTATTGTCCGTTGGCCAAATCAAGCAAGGTCCAGAGTGTCCAATCCTCCAAAAGACAAGCCTTGGGTGGATTGTCTCGGGGCGGTACACTCCTGGTGAAAAATCTCACCAGAAGATGACTGTCAATCTGAGCTATCAGGAAGAAAGTTTGAGCTCGATTGACAAAACCTTGCTGAAGTTTTGGACTGTCGAAGATGTGCGCTCTCCCTCCAAAGTCCTTTCCGCTGAACAACAAAGTTGTGAAGATCATTTCACAAATAATGTGAGAAGATTGCCGTCTGGTCGTTTCGAAGTAAGACTGCCGTTCAAATCAGATTCGCACCAGCTTGGGTGCTCATTTGAAGTTGCTAAACGGCGGTTTTTGTCGCTTGAAAAACGCTTAACTCGAGATCCCGAGTTAAAGCGAATGTACTTGGAATTTATGGAAGAATATGTAGAGATGGGCCACATGTCCGAAGTGAGTCACATCCTTCCAAGTACACCACACTATGTGATTCCGCACCAATGTGTATTACGGCCCCAAAGCACTTCGACAAAGCTGAGGGTCGTATTTGATGCTTCGTGTCGCACTTCGACACATAAGGCGTTGAATGACATTCTGATGGTCGGGCCGACCATTCAAGAAGAGCTGTTTTCGACTCTGCTTCGTTTTCgattgcataaatatgcattaacaGCCGACATCAAAAAGATGTACCGCCAAGTTATGGTGCACGAGGCAGATCGAAACTATCAGCTCATAGTGTGGAGAAAAGATCCATCAGACTCGTTGAGATTATTCAGATTAAATACTGTAACATATGGCACTGCGCCAGCGCCATTCTTGGCCATACGGTGTTTGATCCAGCTGAGCGAGATTGCGAAATCCTCGCACCCCATGGCAGCTGAGGTTATCAGGCAAGACTTCTACGTTGACGATATGTTGACTGGTGCCGCATGCGTCGAGGACCTGAAGACAATTAAGTCTGAAGTGTCGCAGATACTGCTAGGAGCAGGTTTTGAACTTGCGAAGTGGTTCTCGAATGCTCCTGGGTTCTCCGCATCAAACAGTACACCAAAGCCGATAACGATCTCCGAGACTGACGCAACCAAGACTCTAGGTGTGATTTGGTTGCCAAATAAAGACGTGTTCCAATTCCGGATCGACGATTCATTCATGGGTCTTAAAGCGACAAAACGGAACATTCTCTCGGTGACATCGCGGTTATTCGATCCGCTTGGCCTATTGAGTCCcttaattataaaagcaaagataCTGCTTCAAGAGCTCTGGCTTCAAAAGTTGGAGTGGGACGAATCCATACCATTGAGTTTGGATACATCGTGGCAGCAATTGAAGTCAAatttgacacaattgcaaaatataaaagtgcCACGATATTTGTTCACAGAGCCTACGTCACCGATAGAGATACATGGCTTCGCCGACGCCTCAATAAGAGC GTTTGTTGGTCGAACAGGATGTCCGAGCCGAGTCCATTGCGACAACGCGACGAACTTCGTCGGAGCAAGTCGCCATCTGGAGGAGCTAAGGAGGCGAGTCGAGGCCGAGGAGAACGCAGTTCGCGACTTCGCATCAAGAAGCGGATGCGAATTTGCGTTCATACCGCCGAGGGCTCCTCACTTCGGAGGACTATGGGAGGCAGGTGTGAAGTCTGCAAAGCACCTACTCCTACGGACGGTGGGCAACGCCCTGCTCACGCTCGAGGAGCTGCAGACAGTGGTCGTGGCGGTCGAGGCGGTGCTCTGA